The proteins below are encoded in one region of Pacificitalea manganoxidans:
- a CDS encoding DUF1328 domain-containing protein, which produces MLGWALTFLVIAIIAGVLGFGGIASASAGIAQILFVVFLVLFVVALIAKFVRGRPSV; this is translated from the coding sequence ATGCTCGGTTGGGCTCTTACGTTCCTCGTTATCGCCATCATCGCCGGCGTGCTCGGCTTTGGTGGGATCGCATCCGCTTCGGCAGGCATCGCGCAGATCCTGTTCGTTGTTTTCCTTGTCCTTTTCGTGGTCGCGCTGATTGCGAAATTCGTGCGCGGCAGGCCCTCGGTCTGA
- a CDS encoding 2-hydroxyacid dehydrogenase, translating to MPAQRLSVVVTRRLPDAVETRMKELFDVELRDDDARMSREELVAAMRRADVLVPTITDQIDAGLIGQAGDRLKLIANYGSGVDNVDVATARQRGILVSNTPGVTVEDTADMTMALILGVTRRIPEGLAVMQSGQWGGWAPTAFLGGRVGGRRLGILGMGRIGQATARRARAFGMQVHYHNRQRLRPEIEQPLEATYWESLDQMVSRMDVVSINCPHTPSTFHLMNARRLKLMKPGAVIVNTSRGEVIDENALTRQLRAGELAGAGLDVYEHGTEVNPRLRELPNVVLLPHMGSATVEGRLEMGEKVIINIKTFADGHRPPDLVVPSML from the coding sequence ATGCCAGCCCAGCGCCTGAGTGTTGTCGTCACGCGACGGTTGCCCGACGCGGTCGAGACCCGGATGAAGGAGCTGTTCGACGTCGAACTGCGCGACGATGACGCCCGCATGAGCCGCGAGGAACTGGTCGCCGCCATGCGCCGGGCCGATGTGTTGGTGCCCACGATCACCGACCAGATCGATGCCGGGCTGATCGGACAGGCGGGGGACCGGCTGAAACTGATCGCCAACTACGGCTCCGGGGTCGACAATGTGGATGTGGCCACCGCCCGGCAGCGCGGCATTCTGGTCTCGAACACCCCCGGCGTCACGGTGGAGGACACCGCCGACATGACCATGGCGCTGATCCTCGGCGTCACCCGGCGCATCCCCGAAGGGCTGGCTGTCATGCAATCGGGGCAATGGGGCGGCTGGGCGCCGACCGCATTTCTGGGCGGACGGGTCGGCGGACGGCGTCTGGGCATTCTGGGCATGGGGCGGATCGGGCAGGCCACGGCCCGACGCGCACGGGCCTTCGGAATGCAGGTGCATTACCACAACCGACAGCGGCTCCGCCCCGAAATCGAGCAGCCGCTGGAAGCGACCTATTGGGAAAGCCTCGATCAGATGGTGAGCCGGATGGACGTGGTGTCGATCAATTGCCCGCATACGCCGTCTACCTTCCACCTGATGAACGCCCGGCGGCTGAAGCTGATGAAGCCCGGCGCCGTCATCGTAAACACGTCGCGGGGCGAGGTGATCGACGAAAACGCCCTGACCCGCCAACTGCGCGCCGGGGAACTGGCCGGGGCCGGGCTCGATGTCTACGAACACGGGACCGAGGTGAACCCCCGCCTGCGCGAACTGCCGAACGTCGTTTTGCTGCCGCATATGGGGTCCGCCACCGTCGAAGGGCGGCTGGAGATGGGCGAGAAGGTGATCATCAACATCAAGACCTTTGCCGATGGGCATCGCCCGCCCGATCTGGTCGTGCCGTCGATGCTGTAA
- a CDS encoding SH3 domain-containing protein, with product MANLLGLVRSCFAVADCWQTAGSTSGGTVENLEKERFGMWPQAGTVLRVLAILGAVAGGTAVSAVQAQQSAPAPQADQRPAPNPERGPDAETSTSPPTPAPGTSPTPAAQPAPAEPAPAPDAAASAPAKAEDRGPVTNLPLPRYVSLKASEGNVRRGPSLTHRIDWVFKRRDMPLEVTAEFGHWRRVHDRDGAGGWVHYSLISGVRTVVVEAEMLDLRAQPEAGAPVVARAQAGVIARLGECAGGWCRITADGYTGWAPTSAMWGVKPDEERE from the coding sequence ATGGCGAACCTCCTCGGGCTTGTCCGGTCTTGCTTTGCGGTGGCAGATTGCTGGCAAACGGCGGGCAGCACAAGCGGCGGCACCGTGGAAAACCTTGAGAAAGAGCGGTTTGGCATGTGGCCACAGGCAGGAACGGTCCTCCGGGTCTTGGCGATTCTCGGTGCGGTCGCGGGCGGGACGGCGGTGTCCGCGGTGCAGGCGCAGCAATCGGCACCCGCGCCGCAGGCGGATCAACGCCCAGCCCCCAATCCCGAGCGTGGCCCGGATGCGGAAACATCCACGTCCCCCCCCACGCCCGCACCCGGCACGTCGCCGACCCCCGCAGCGCAGCCCGCGCCCGCCGAGCCCGCACCTGCGCCTGACGCGGCGGCCTCCGCCCCGGCCAAGGCCGAAGACCGCGGCCCGGTCACCAACCTGCCGCTGCCGCGCTACGTTTCGCTAAAGGCGTCAGAGGGCAATGTGCGGCGGGGACCGTCCCTGACGCACCGGATCGACTGGGTGTTCAAGCGGCGCGACATGCCGTTGGAGGTAACCGCCGAATTCGGCCACTGGCGCCGGGTGCACGACCGCGACGGTGCCGGGGGCTGGGTGCATTATTCTCTGATCTCCGGCGTGCGCACGGTGGTGGTGGAGGCCGAGATGCTGGACCTGCGCGCCCAGCCCGAAGCAGGCGCGCCGGTCGTTGCCCGGGCACAGGCGGGCGTGATCGCCCGGCTTGGCGAATGCGCGGGCGGCTGGTGCCGGATCACCGCCGACGGCTACACCGGATGGGCGCCAACCTCGGCCATGTGGGGCGTAAAACCTGACGAGGAGCGCGAGTGA
- a CDS encoding metal ABC transporter permease, with the protein MIETLILPFQLPFMQQAFAIAGIVAMPCALLSCFLVLKGWSLMGDAVSHAVLPGIVLAYLLGLPLAIGAFAAGIGCSLAVGYLDRNSRIKQDTVMGIVFSGMFALGLVMYVAIPTEMHLDHVLFGDMLGTSAADLIEVGTIALVITVLIAVFWRDLVLHAFDPAQARASGLRTGWLHYGLLGGLSLTIVAALTAVGIILSVALLIAPGATAFLLVRRIGTMLLTAVAISVGASLTGVYASFYLDSAPAPTVVLTMTLLFVLAFIRAARRRSSAERQLREA; encoded by the coding sequence ATGATCGAGACGCTGATCCTGCCGTTCCAGTTGCCGTTCATGCAGCAGGCCTTTGCCATTGCAGGCATCGTGGCCATGCCTTGCGCCCTGCTCAGTTGTTTTCTGGTGTTGAAGGGCTGGTCCCTGATGGGCGACGCGGTGAGCCATGCCGTGCTGCCGGGGATTGTGCTGGCCTATCTGTTGGGCCTGCCGCTGGCCATCGGGGCCTTTGCCGCCGGGATCGGGTGTTCGCTTGCGGTCGGGTATCTGGACCGTAACAGCCGGATCAAGCAGGACACGGTGATGGGGATCGTATTTTCCGGCATGTTCGCGCTGGGACTGGTGATGTATGTGGCCATCCCCACGGAAATGCATCTCGATCATGTGCTGTTCGGCGACATGCTGGGCACCTCGGCCGCCGATCTGATCGAAGTCGGAACCATCGCGCTGGTCATCACCGTGCTGATCGCCGTGTTCTGGCGGGATCTGGTGCTGCATGCCTTTGACCCCGCGCAGGCGCGCGCCTCCGGGCTGCGCACCGGGTGGCTGCATTATGGCCTGCTGGGCGGGCTGTCTCTGACCATCGTGGCGGCGCTGACGGCGGTGGGGATCATCCTGTCGGTGGCGCTTCTGATTGCGCCCGGCGCGACGGCGTTTCTGCTGGTCCGGCGGATCGGAACGATGCTGCTAACGGCGGTCGCCATTTCGGTCGGGGCATCGCTGACCGGGGTCTACGCGAGCTTCTACCTCGACAGTGCGCCCGCACCGACGGTGGTGTTGACGATGACGCTGCTGTTCGTGCTGGCCTTCATCCGCGCGGCACGGCGGCGCAGCAGTGCCGAACGGCAGCTGCGCGAAGCGTGA